From a single Entelurus aequoreus isolate RoL-2023_Sb linkage group LG12, RoL_Eaeq_v1.1, whole genome shotgun sequence genomic region:
- the sb:cb1058 gene encoding uncharacterized protein sb:cb1058, producing the protein MTIGKNSRKNSVRGSIRAPKFLDKSGGFYGRLDEPERAPLEVEFVGENVTEWDVMEGGADVVHVSETDEVEDMRVFLPMEDDGQTLLCTAPSRRSSGRWQRSSRRRHKQGSSQEKSPRDKRPTHVLEVAMKEETLPVHLACREDADDQVLIRDQMRMKREQEEGMKVVKKNAMKMYRKALDRAFRRGWEAFVANIYSVTLTPVNSSSSPSSKKKHQHNLVLAEFQ; encoded by the exons ATGACCATTGGCAAGAACTCCAGGAAAAATTCAGTGCGAGGCTCAATTCGAGCTCCCAAGTTCCTGGACAAATCCGGTGGCTTCTACGGTCGCCTGGATGAGCCTGAAAGGGCGCCCCTGGAGGTGGAGTTTGTGGGTGAGAATGTGACCGAGTGGGATGTGATGGAGGGTGGCGCAGATGTTGTGCATGTGAGCGAGACAGATGAGGTGGAGGACATGCGGGTGTTTCTACCGATGGAAGACGATGGCCAGACGCTACTGTGCACTGCACCCAGTCGGCGGAGCAGTGGCAGGTGGCAGAGGAGCTCCAGGAGGAGGCATAAGCAGGGAAGCTCTCAGGAGAAGTCACCCAGAGACAAGAGGCCCACCCACGTTCTGGAGGTGGCCATGAAAGAGGAGACTCTGCCTGTGCACCTCGCGTGCCGGGAGGATGCTGACGACCAGGTGCTGATCCGAGACCAAATGAGGATGAAGAGGGAGCAAGAGGAAGGGATGAAAGTGGTGAAGAAGAACGCGATGAAAATGTATCGCAAG GCTTTGGACCGAGCTTTTCGCCGAGGCTGGGAGGCATTCGTGGCCAACATCTACAGCGTCACCCTCACGCCTGTCAACTCGTCTTCTTCGCCATCATCTAAGAAGAAACATCAGCACAACTTGGTGTTGGCGGAGTTTCAGTAG
- the arl2 gene encoding ADP-ribosylation factor-like protein 2, producing MGLLTILKKMKQKEREMRLLILGLDNAGKTTVVKKLNGEDVSTIPPTLGFRIITLEHRHFKLNIWDVGGQKSLRSYWRNYFESTDGLVWVVDSADRQRMEDCKQELHKLLLEERLLGATLLVFANKQDLPGALSKDAIQEALGLNDIKNHHWCIIGCSAVTGQNLLPGVDWLLEDIAARIFTAD from the exons ATGGGATTACTGACTATTCTGAAGAAGATGAAGCAGAAAGAGCGGGAGATGAGACTACTGATATT GGGCTTGGACAACGCGGGGAAAACCACAGTGGTGAAGAAGCTGAATGGCGAGGACGTCAGCACCATCCCGCCGACACTTGGCTTCAGGATCATCACGTTGGAGCACAGACA CTTCAAACTGAACATTTGGGACGTGGGCGGTCAGAAGTCTCTGCGCTCGTACTGGAGGAACTACTTCGAAAGCACAGACGGGCTGGTGTGGGTGGTGGACAGTGCGGACAGACAACGCATGGAGGACTGCAAGCAGGAGCTCCACAAGCTGCTGCTGGAAGAG agGTTACTAGGTGCTACTTTGTTGGTGTTTGCCAACAAGCAGGACTTACCTGGTGCTTTGTCTAAAGATGCAATCCAAGAG GCTTTGGGCCTGAACGATATCAAAAACCACCACTGGTGCATCATTGGCTGCAGTGCAGTGACGGGACAAAACCTTCTGCCAGGAGTGGACTGGTTGCTAGAAGATATCGCTGCTAGGATCTTTACTGCAGACTGA